Part of the Amphiura filiformis unplaced genomic scaffold, Afil_fr2py scaffold_458, whole genome shotgun sequence genome, agttcttgagttatattgtataggttgaaacaacaacacttttgtaaaacgtacataactcattaacaacaataaatcaagcaagttttcaaagtatatgatttgtgaacttttgcaaaacatatgtaggcctataattactagtattatttttcaataataattgatttagaaataagataatgaaaatcttttggctgcttcgaccaacaatatcttgtctacccttaaggtaTAACTAACACGAAGTAggcataataaaataataaatatgtcCAATGTCTATCGCATTCCAAATTTCCAATCTCTTgtgcaaaaaaaatgttataatcaGTATATCATCATGTTCAGATTTGTTAGCAAAGAAAGAGCGAGAGGAGCATGATTAAACGTTGTATATCATGTATAATTAAATAATAGGTCTAATTATTTACTCGCGCTGTGTACATATTGCTGGAATATCATAATTTACTTGATAAAACTTAAAATAACGGACAAAATATCCATGACCATTTAAACTAACCCATGCAAATAATGCAATTAACCCATCGTTCATTTATATTTCTTTAAATGCACAGGTTCTACGTGACATTTCCGCTTCCATACAGAACACTCCTTTCTATACGATAATGGGAGATGAGACCCTGACGTCAGCAGTAAAGAACAGGTTGTTATATGTATAAGATGGGTAGATGATGATCTTCAGATTCATGAGGATTTCATAGGTCTCTATCACGTTACGTCCACTAGCGCTGAGTCCATAATTAATGTAATTAAGGATGTGCTGCTCAGGATGAACATTTCAACACACAAAATGAGAGGCCAGTGTTACGATGGGGCAGCGTCGATGTCAGGAGTCCATCGCGGCGTTGCAAAGCAGATACAAGATGAAGAGCCTAGAGCCATCTACACATTGCTACGCTCATGCCCTAAATTTGGCATGCTCAGATACAATTAAGAATATCAAAGTTGTTAGGGATGCTCTTGATACTAGCAATGAAATTATAAAGTTGGTCAAGAACTCGCCTAAACGTAGCGCTATGTTTGCTGAAGTTAAGCAGGTTGGAAGAATGTCAACGTTAGTTTCAGAGGACGACGAACAGGACGCGGATGACTCCGCCGATGAAATTGATGACGTGCACGAATCCTCTGCGcctaatttgtcaaaaatgtgcttCACAAGGTGGACAGTAAAGGCGACCGCGCTAAGAGGAATTATAGAGAACTATCAAGCACTATCAGCAACGTTTGAGAAATGCCTTGATGATGAAAATCAAGATTCATCAATGAAGACAAAGATCAGAGGAGTAGTAGCACATATGAATACGTTTGATTTTTACTACGGGACTAGACTAGGCGAACTCATTCTGACTCATAGCGACAATTTGAGCAAAACACTGCAATCAGCTACAATGTCCGCAACGGAAGGGCAAAAAGTGGCAGAAATGACGGTAACAGCCATTATTGGAATTCGTGACAAATTCGGCAGATTTTGGGAGAGTGTTACGGCTGACGCAGCAAGCCTTCAGCTGGAGGATCCAACAGTTCCTAGGCCCAGAAAGCGTCCACGACGTCTGGAGACAGGCGATGCATCGCCCTTTCACCCATCAACTGCTGAAGACCATTATCGCCTTATGTACGTCGATGCCATAGACAACATTACAAGTTGCATTCAAGACCGTTTTAATCAACCTGGGTACAGACAGTATCGGAAGTTGCAGGATCTACTGCTGTATGCCGTGAATGGCAATGATTTTGAATCCCTACTCAAAGAGGTAACCGCATTTTACGGTTCTGATTTTGACTCAGAAAGTACACTCCGACTGCACTTGAACATCCTTAAAGAACAGTGTCAAGGGAAGAAGGATATCACGTTTGAAGAAATCCGATCGTATGTGACTCATGATTTGTCTCCTGGACAGAAGGCCCTTATCTCAAACGCTGTCACTCTTCTTAAGTTAATTCTAGTTATGCCAGCAACCAACGCAACAAGCGAACGCATGTTCAGTTCATTACGAAGGGTGAAGACATACCTGAGGGGGACTATGAGACAGGACCGGCTTAATTATATTATGACATTGCACATCCATAAAGAGAAAACAGACAAACTGGATCTAATCAATGTCGCCAATGAGTTTGTGGCCGAAAAAGCTGACCATCGCATGCACATATTTGGTAAATTCAAGACCACGGACATAGTTAAGATTCAAGTCTGATGGATGAGGTTTCTTGGGGTTTCTTGAGCCTCATGGCGTGTCTTCAGTAAAGgcttattttaaaaactatactcATGTATTCAACAGGCGAAACAGCCGAGATAGTATTTACAATGAgtataattaattaaattatgtcttttattaaaaaaacataggcctatataactttGTTTTGTACTGCcacattaatattaatttgtgttAGCTACATCAAAGTACAAGAAAAGCCAACTTGTTCCTTTGATTAGCACACGGATGTTTGTCATTGCAATCATACAATGAGCATAACTTTCATTATGTGATGGAAAACAACACtacaactagaaggctatatatttgtacacaaatacggctatacccgcatgttatcggtgtagccaaacttacagtccttattttgctgaggacttaaaataaagaaattgtaaatagtcgtccaattgggcagaaaatgtgtaaaaagtgaaagtccaagtcacaagctttaattgaatgtaggttgcactgtcgtaacacttaaaataaagaaattgtaaaaggtcCCCTCCCAggtgagtcgtctctcttactctccataggttgctgttgtcagtctctcttactcacagtgaggctatgcaatatgattggggaaactattccagagggagtatgtaaattaaatggaacagccatttcagagggagtatgtaaattaaacggaacagccttttgggggacatttcagagggagtgtgtaaattaaatggaacagccaatgggtatgtaatttaactggaacagccttaacgcttcacgctggtatttccaattatgatataatacgatctgtctgttaagtcctacgtgtgtggggtggatgggtgtgtgggtgttagtaacaatataattctcaggtgctatctgtgtacaaattctgagtccggaagctgctttctttgatgagaaacggcctgccctttgttttaacatttggggccctggggcccataatatttgacttatgaggtccatgtacataattacgttgaagtataattctcaagtgctatcagtagacttaagctgggcagtgtagctgctttatttactgagtaacggccggccctatgttttagcgtttggggccctgggcccatattatgtgacatatggggctcatatgtacatataactatataactcgcaggtgcaatctgtgtacaaactctgagccctgaagctgctttatttgatgagaaacggccggccctttgttttaacatttggggccctggggcccataacatttgacttatagggctcatgtacatatgttgaagtataattcttaagtactatcagaaaactcaagctgggcactgtagctgctttatttactgagtaacggccggccctatgttttaggttttggggccctggggcccatattatgtgacatatgggggttataaatacatatgacaatataatactaaagacctatctgtgtaccaaatctgaaccctgtagctactttatttgctgagaaacggccggccctttgttttaacatttaggcccttggggcccctagccttgtacatatggggccaaaatgggcaaaaggcacatctacaacttagggcccatacatatgccacatatgatccctagtcatcttatacttatagagctagacttgtcaatctgttgcaccatattttaacatttgggtccctggggccaataatatataacatatggggctcttgtatatttgtaaatatagagtacccctagggctatcagtgtaccaactcagggccctgaggctgcttcatttgatgagaaacggcgtgctttgaatTTTCGCACTTGGGACCCTGGGGCCCGTGCCCTTTGACCgttggggccaagatgggcaaaaggcacttctacggggtagggcccataagtgtaccacatatgggacctggggcccttgtagttttagcgctcgccttgacagaatgatgtgtttgatgggaggaaaaggaggaggaggaggaggagaagaaaccacaggatgggaagataccctgcatgctattgcatgcgggtataaatagaCAATAAGGATATAAAGGGCGTCATGCATATCAGGATGCATATAAGCGCATCATTTGCTCTTTGCTGCATCATCATACGTACCCGGCATGCCCTCTCTGGCACGGCAATTGTTTGGGCACTCTCTTTCACCCTTGCCACTTCTCTTTTTGCGCATTTGGGCATTGGAGCATCAGCAGCTATCATTTTGTGAATTTGTTCTATCTATTTTAATGTTGTCTTTCATCCTAATCGTGTTGGATAGGCTTATTATAGTCCATAATTCCATCTGCCTACGTGCGTAGGTGAGGGGTATGATGTTTGAGATTTTAATTGCCATAATCATGTTAATTGGTGGGCGGATGGTGGGATCATGTAAAGTTttatttttaccatgtttactttttttaaatatgtaaattttatTATGTAAACCTAGCTTCGGGTTGTAATCTTTCTTTCGTACATTATAACTTGTGTCAATTTGTAAGCTGTTCTAGATCATGTAAGCGGCAACACCCGGCATGTACCGCCACTGACCATGCAGAATGAACTAGTATAGATGTCTAAGTGGTGTTGCAACAGTtatatgggggagggggcaaagaaacACACAGGGTAGGCCTACACGTAATTTATTGCAAAGCCCTGACATAATAAGAAAAAAACCAAAAGTTCCATGACGTCCTGTAAACAAAAGTCCTTTCGTAATGGTGCGGTCAATATATATTAATAATAtgtggaattttcaacatttcagtagTCACACTTCAGTTTCACTCTTTCCGACGGAGGAGTATAggggaaggagggagggagagacAGAGCAGAGGGAGATAGGGAGGGATCAGCCTCCTAACGAAACgaatttcgtttataggacgtcatcgaacttTCAAGTTGGAGTGAAAAGGGTACATATTTTTACGATTATTAgcattattaacatgattaatagaaGTAAATTTGACATACGTATAGCCATGCTTATATTATATGTGTGTAGTTCTTGCGTTTAGGTTAAAAACATCCAAATGAAATAGGCCAATTTTTGACCATATGGCAGTAAAAAAAACGATACAAGTTTTGATACCCCTAAAACTAGTTTTTAGCACTTTATGTACATTTACATTCATACAAATGATGTGAGTAGTTTCAATTCACATACCGGGTTTTACGCACATTGTGTACCTCAAAATGCGAGAGCTTGAGGGGCTTCGCCCCTGACTCCCCACAAGGGGTTctgccccttgacccccgccatATGGCCGCCCCACTATTTcataccttgctacggccctggggtgtcttaattaaatttttgatcttgaggtgggatggtcttagaggtgatatgcacctgttcatcccaatcctctacactggtatctctcctacatgtgctggatccgtggtgcgttttattcacatgtatatatatatgtcttttatacttttactttgtgcaatatatttatccatcttttatctaattttgttatttgatattgtaaccagtgtatgaagccaaataaataaataaataaataaataaataagaaatgcgtttcatgaaatgtgttccatttcaatcatgatgataagcaAGGATTacaaaagtcaccctgatgaattattatttggaaaaacgctttattggccgagcaggcgcctgcaaagtctagaaattgtatcaaaaaatcttcaaaaaggctcaaaaatgggttttaaagtcaATAGACAttcaaacaagggaagaggcctacgcatcatacactggaacatggaaacattcaaacattacaaactagcgcacgagatcaaattaatgatgcttaatcgtattcttaatatatcaatatacagggaaagaagaattacgcatcgcacactagcacaattaaacatgaatttacaaatggaaacattacatgcaaagGCAGATAtgccagagtaaaaactccggacatacctgcctgtgcgggtactcgaaccccagacctctcgcttgtcgggcgagcgctcttaccactgagctacacagactgtccctgataaacaggactcaagtctggtacttatggatatgagcagtcatgcgggtaaacagtacaaacaacacattacataccagtgtacgagatcaattaatgatgcttacccgccggcctaatataatcatgcaaacaagggaagaggccaacgcatcatacactggaacatggaaacattcaaacattacaaactagcgcacgagatcaaattaatgatgcttaatcgtattcttaatatacagggtgtcccaaaaaaaagaggccccacattgcgccctctttttctcctatttctgaaaagttgatcaaatatattttggtatctaaagaaaccttcaattgttagctttaataaaccaaaacaattttttcaatcggctcacaatttttgaagatatgccctctttaagaaatgtacccgtttttcactctgtccacggatgaggtttggctacatcaaagatttaaacgaaacacacggttaatgacatggatagataatagcattaggcttgggaaagcattcactataagcgaggatcaccagctagcttcaaacatcttcgcaaccccatatttctgctgcattcgcaagtatccggcgcacaagaatggtacgcaacgcaattaatgcaatgagaactagagctgaaacctgtattcgtcatggaggcaaccaggtagagggcagagcagcacagtaaactaacttcaaaagaaccaaagacaaactaaacagcccttttcagggctacattttattccaaaaagagaaatgacttatgttgtcaataaaaagaaagcaagaaacgagaaaaacataagtaattgcaagtatagcaaaagaagtcccatcccacatcaatttcgcccaaattaatgacacttaacaaaatccataacccataagcccacctgtaaagcccactccctaaaataaagttgttattttataaagttatcatcgaggaatgttttatattcatgcatggtatatgcacttttcaatctttgaagtagccaaacctcatccgtggacagagtgaaaaacggatacatttctttaaaaaaggcatatcttcaaaagttatgagccgattgaaataattgttttggtttattaaagctaacgatttaaggtttctttacataccaaaatatatttgataaacttttcagaaataggagaaaaagagggtgcagtgtggggcctcttttttttgggacaccctgtatcaatatacaggggaaagaagaattacgcatcgcacactagcacaattaaacatgaatttacaaatggaaacattacatgcaaagGCAGATAtgccagagtaaaaactccggacatacctgcctgtgcggggactcgaaccccagacctctcgcttgtcgggcgagcgctcttaccactgagctacacagactgtccctgataaacaggactcaagtctggtacttatggatatgagctgtcatagacattgttaatctgcatgaagccgttttggtgcatattcagtaggcctatgcaaaaagatcataattgttactactgaaacaggggggggggtgtttatacttcacactcattaacaagtgttttccaaaacaaaatggcaagacagatagtctagaaaagaaattaaacttggttcaaagacgtgcttgaATTGTTGTCTGTCattagtttagtgagttttgtacaaactctcgcatattgggggaaaagtcgaaatatgcgattttccgcttttcggcactgatctttaaaacaacatttctcttgaacgaaatgtcgcagagacatgaaatcttcggtattgagctacaaattttctgtagtttacttaatgagtgtaaaatgtggattttgaaaacttttaaatccttataagggccgtcgttatgaacgcgttctttttacattcttcgcgcaaaataagaaatgcgtttcatgaaatgtgttccatttcaatcatgatgataaacaaggattacaaaaagtcaccctgatgaattattatttggaaaaacgctttattggccgagcaggcgcatgcaaagtctagaaattgtatcaaaaaaaaaaaaaaaaaggctcaaaaatgggttttaaagtcaatagacattgttaatctgcatgaagccgttttggtgcatattcagtaggcctatgcaaaaagatcataattgttactactgaaacaggggggtgtttatacttcacactcattaacaagtgttttccaaaacaaaatggcaagacagatagtctagaaaagaaattaaacttggttcaaagacgtgcttaaattgttgtctgtcattagtttagtgagttttgtacaaactctcgcatattgggggaaaagtcgaaataccgtaaacgttcgcctaatggcgctacggagttcatggaaatgagagagcgccatccctgtaaaagccgactattatcactgatcattaagggtacgtgtagttaaagggtgaaacctatcgacacatacaattatgaacaagatcgaacaaacttgttcatgataatgcggtaatcatgcACCTggtacgttgtggcccagtgaggagagcattagactatagtgcgaggataaagagaacttgtggagaagattgatggttcgaatctcatgcagtaatttctgacagattatgatgtctgtcaatgtttttttttctgatttgaggaaattttattctctattttcttgattttatctttaacattgtttatataattttattattttatcttgtatgtgtcttttttttgattctttgtttttatcgtttcattttagagtaactcaatccattcaatcaaatgttataatgaacctatttgattgtataggcatttgttatgtctGTGAGACgacgacaagtctttcaattcgcgcgagtgttcttgcctatgcatcagtggtcataagaggtatatcattttattcgaaagggggggggggggcagatatacgggggtcataaagtcttggaaagaataataggagggtgtcatgaaatgttttatgaccaaaatgtaggagtcacacgatgaccacagaaagtgtgttattttattcaaaaagactgatttcaatacaattttggggtttgggatcataaaatttttgttgccgaaataaggggtgcgcaattttattacGCAggttttttgtaaatttgggaccccccttccgaaaaaaaaaaatagtagccctccaagaggattcaaaagataacctctgccccaataatctctagctatatttgtttgaaactgttccacggaggatgtatcataataggctcagtcttcaaatgatataaataaaatttgaatgagtgaacgaacaaaatcatacaacgaccaactgaatagaggctgtgcatatgacgtatcatcccgtaaatatggtggactactcaaatgcattcaacaaaagcatgattgcatctaccgcgacagttcgtctcacacacataacaaaatgcactacgatcaaatagtttgatgacaacatttgattgaatggactgcactgtgccatgattacggagaagaacccggttcaaatcctttgtttggagccaatcgataaacgcaaggcctctatagctatcattgaatactggctaggattccacaacacaatgagaacatgttataaggcgctttgctttggaaggcacacaataccccaatggctttccatattatgtgcactcaaacaactattcagtatcgaagcccggtatcgaagttacgtaatgttactatgtcaacgggatcacgcgcttcagtaatgaaccacgatcgaaacaaacAGTACGCataaaaggcataccaaaatagcgtgatcgtaatgatcgccatacaaacagtgcttggttccgacaccatcacggagttacgtaactacttcgtggtctgatagttatatgatcaattgtctgatctacttgggttcgatccttttaagaaaagaaaaaatagctgatcatttataatgcataaatgaataaagtaatgtagtcacacaatttgaaacattgaggccgttctatttttcaaaggtcatttaactgttaaaagtggtggaatatatcacgcattgataggtagcaggtggagcaaattttgtcagcggtttttgttgccgtttgttcgcagtgcctatttatctaaaaaaaaataagaaaattaaattaaatttaaaaaaaaatcacaatattcgttcgtaaaatggggacaaaatccaaaaacatttcttgacccttcttcacataaaagtggggacagaaatcaagattcgaaccagtaccattcacc contains:
- the LOC140145600 gene encoding zinc finger MYM-type protein 1-like; translated protein: MGQRRCQESIAALQSRYKMKSLEPSTHCYAHALNLACSDTIKNIKVVRDALDTSNEIIKLVKNSPKRSAMFAEVKQVGRMSTLVSEDDEQDADDSADEIDDVHESSAPNLSKMCFTRWTVKATALRGIIENYQALSATFEKCLDDENQDSSMKTKIRGVVAHMNTFDFYYGTRLGELILTHSDNLSKTLQSATMSATEGQKVAEMTVTAIIGIRDKFGRFWESVTADAASLQLEDPTVPRPRKRPRRLETGDASPFHPSTAEDHYRLMYVDAIDNITSCIQDRFNQPGYRQYRKLQDLLLYAVNGNDFESLLKEVTAFYGSDFDSESTLRLHLNILKEQCQGKKDITFEEIRSYVTHDLSPGQKALISNAVTLLKLILVMPATNATSERMFSSLRRVKTYLRGTMRQDRLNYIMTLHIHKEKTDKLDLINVANEFVAEKADHRMHIFGKFKTTDIVKIQV